One Endozoicomonas gorgoniicola DNA window includes the following coding sequences:
- the trhO gene encoding oxygen-dependent tRNA uridine(34) hydroxylase TrhO, with translation MKTVVCALYKFVTLTDYQSLRLPLSEAMHRLQIRGTLLLAHEGINGTVAGSRENIDNLLDWLRDDPRLSDLTTKESFTDQQPFKRTRVKLKKEIVTMGVGNIDPNLSAGTYVKPQDWNRLISDPEVVVVDTRNAYEVQVGTFRHATNPQTETFREFPEYADKHLDPARHKKVAMFCTGGIRCEKSTAYLKQKGFEQVYHLQGGILKYLEDVPETESLWEGECFVFDDRVTVNHQLEQGQYDQCHACRLPITEEDKASPFYEQGVSCPHCHNKHSSQQKQRFKEREKQMQLAKARGEAHIGGQVADTVTSRRKQKIRDRERQRSRSQTIRQKAESQRSE, from the coding sequence ATGAAAACCGTTGTTTGCGCCCTCTACAAATTCGTGACTCTCACCGACTACCAGTCCCTGCGCCTGCCCCTGTCCGAGGCGATGCACCGACTTCAAATCCGGGGAACCCTACTGCTTGCCCATGAAGGCATTAATGGCACGGTGGCCGGAAGCCGTGAAAACATTGATAACCTTCTGGACTGGCTGAGAGATGATCCCAGACTAAGCGACCTGACCACCAAAGAGTCTTTCACGGATCAGCAGCCTTTCAAACGCACCAGAGTCAAACTGAAAAAAGAAATTGTCACCATGGGGGTCGGGAATATCGACCCGAACCTGAGTGCTGGCACTTATGTAAAACCTCAGGACTGGAACCGACTGATTTCAGATCCGGAGGTAGTCGTGGTCGATACCCGCAATGCTTACGAAGTCCAGGTGGGAACCTTCAGGCATGCTACCAACCCGCAAACCGAAACATTCCGGGAGTTTCCTGAATACGCTGACAAACACCTTGACCCGGCCAGACACAAAAAAGTCGCCATGTTCTGCACTGGTGGTATTCGCTGCGAAAAATCAACGGCCTACCTTAAACAAAAGGGCTTCGAACAGGTGTATCACCTGCAGGGTGGCATCCTCAAATATCTGGAAGACGTTCCGGAAACAGAATCACTCTGGGAAGGCGAATGCTTTGTCTTTGATGACCGCGTCACCGTCAACCACCAGCTGGAGCAGGGACAATACGACCAGTGTCACGCCTGCCGCCTGCCCATTACCGAGGAAGATAAAGCCAGCCCGTTTTATGAGCAGGGGGTCAGCTGCCCACACTGCCATAACAAACATTCCAGCCAGCAGAAGCAGCGTTTCAAGGAGCGGGAAAAGCAGATGCAGCTGGCTAAAGCCAGAGGCGAGGCTCATATCGGTGGGCAGGTTGCGGATACCGTAACATCACGACGCAAACAGAAAATCCGCGACAGGGAGCGTCAGCGCTCCCGAAGTCAGACGATCAGACAAAAAGCTGAGTCACAGCGTTCAGAGTAA
- a CDS encoding SMI1/KNR4 family protein has translation MEDVIEELRENAEQVAIPLDLPNEDDLIEIEEQILLPIPYEFREFLLQVSDVVYGSMEPVTIADSHSHTYLPEVTATAWDLGVPRDLIPICEYNGDYYCVSAEGEVGLWSDGELQEEETWPTVWHWAKNVWLQS, from the coding sequence ATGGAAGATGTCATTGAAGAACTTCGGGAAAATGCGGAACAGGTAGCCATTCCGCTGGATCTTCCCAACGAAGATGACCTGATAGAAATAGAGGAACAGATCCTGCTGCCCATACCCTACGAATTTCGTGAATTCCTGTTACAGGTAAGCGATGTCGTCTATGGTTCAATGGAGCCGGTCACCATTGCTGACTCCCATTCACACACCTATCTGCCAGAAGTCACTGCAACCGCCTGGGATCTGGGTGTTCCCAGAGACCTGATCCCAATCTGCGAATACAATGGCGATTACTACTGCGTTTCCGCTGAAGGCGAAGTCGGTCTCTGGTCAGACGGTGAACTGCAGGAAGAAGAAACGTGGCCTACGGTCTGGCACTGGGCTAAGAACGTCTGGTTGCAAAGTTAA